Sequence from the Desulfovibrio legallii genome:
CGGCATGACGGGCCTGGCCAACGCCGTGTTCAACCGGCACGACCTCATCCTGGTGGTGCTGGACAACGGCACCACGGCCATGACCGGCCACCAGCCCAACCCCGGCATGGTACAGGATATGCTGGGCTCCATGAGCCAGCACCTGGACATTGAAACCATCGTGCGCGCCCTGGGCGTGACCCAGTGCGCCAAGGTGCGCTCTTTCAACGTCAGGGCCGTCATCCGCGCCCTGGAAGAAATGAAGACCCAGCACGGCGTGCGCGTGCTCATTACCGAAGAACCCTGCGTGCTCTACGCCCGGCGGCAGCTCAAAAAAGCCCAGCCGCAGGTGGCCGAAGTGGTGGAGCAGGGCGAGGCGGCCATGACCTGCCTGCGCGAACTGGCCTGCCCGGCCTTTTACCGCCAGGGCGATGACTTGGCGGTGGACCCCAGCCTCTGCACGGGCTGCATGGTCTGCCTGCAAATCGCGCCCTCGGCCTTTAAAGCGCGCAAGCGGTAAGGGAGAATACCATGAGCACACACGACACGCAGAAAAAAATACGCATCTATTTTACCGGTGTGGGTGGTCAGGGCACGCTGACGGCCACCACCCTGCTGGCCCGTACGGCCCTGGACGCCGGCCTGGACGTGGTGGCCGGCGAAGTGCACGGCATGGCCCAACGTGGCGGCGTGGTGGAATCCGTACTACTTTTGGGCGGCTGGCGTTCGCCCAAACTGGACCTGGGCGAAGCCGACCTGCTGCTGGGCTTTGAACCCCTGGAAACCCTGCGCGGCCTGCCCTATCTGCGGCCCGGCGGCGCCATCTTTTCCAACAGTGACCCCCTGCCGCCCCTGAGCGTTTCCCTGGGCCAAACTCCCTACCCGGACCTGGCCCATATCGAAGCCAAGGCCAAAGACGTGGCCGGTCACTGCCGCTTTTTGCCCTGCCGTACCCTGGGCCGCCAGGCCGGCTCCGTGCAGAGCGGCAATACCGTGCTGCTGGGCGCCGTCTGCGCCTCCGGCCTGCTGCCCTTCGGCCCCGACGCCCTGGCCGCCGCCATCAAAAAATACCTGCCGCCCAAACTCCACCCCGCCAATCTGGCAGCCCTGGAACTGGGCAAAAACCAGTAAGGACGCGCCGCAGCCCGGACCCGGAACTCGGAATTCGGAACTTTTTTACAGTGGGGGGAAGGGAACTTTTGTTCACAAAAGTTCCCTTCCCCCCATGCTCCCCATCCTTCAAAAAACGTTACTTTCTTACAGAACAGCGCAGAGCGTACCTTGTCCAATGGGAAAGGTGCGCTTTTTTGCTGCAATTATGCTGTATCCAGGAGAGAAATGGAAAGAGATCAAGTTGGCTATGTGAAAAATTGAGGGCAATGAATAGATGCTTTAAAATTATATGGTATGGTTGATGTTTTGTTGTAATTGTCGACGCATTGCTTTTTGTGCACAGCTTCCACAGCCTTTTGTGCTGGAAAAACATTTTGACCAGGGTATGCCCGGCGCGTCCCCTGAGGGAAAGAAGTTTTTTATTGCTTCATTTTTTCCACCAGACCGGCCAAATGTCTGGCCTGGGCGGCCATACCGTCCACGGCGGCAACAGCGGCTTTC
This genomic interval carries:
- a CDS encoding indolepyruvate oxidoreductase subunit beta, with protein sequence MSTHDTQKKIRIYFTGVGGQGTLTATTLLARTALDAGLDVVAGEVHGMAQRGGVVESVLLLGGWRSPKLDLGEADLLLGFEPLETLRGLPYLRPGGAIFSNSDPLPPLSVSLGQTPYPDLAHIEAKAKDVAGHCRFLPCRTLGRQAGSVQSGNTVLLGAVCASGLLPFGPDALAAAIKKYLPPKLHPANLAALELGKNQ